In one window of Pseudoalteromonas sp. GCY DNA:
- a CDS encoding arylesterase, whose translation MKYYFLKLLFILVIVITPLSANAKQKLMIVGDSLSAAYGLKQDDGWVKLLQNKYETEQNPIEIINVSVSGQTTGNAVAKINQQLKTISPTHVLIELGGNDGLRGFPVKRLKANLTQLVQSSQQAGANVAVMEIQIPPNLGPRYTSMFTESYQQVTEQTGSYLMPYFMLEVADKPELMQNDNLHPNKEAQPLIRDFMYKEINQWLAK comes from the coding sequence ATGAAGTACTATTTCCTAAAGTTGTTGTTCATACTTGTTATTGTAATTACGCCATTAAGCGCAAATGCCAAGCAAAAACTCATGATAGTTGGTGATAGCTTAAGCGCCGCTTATGGCCTGAAACAAGATGATGGTTGGGTTAAATTGTTACAAAATAAATACGAAACAGAACAAAATCCGATCGAAATTATCAATGTTAGCGTTAGCGGTCAAACAACCGGTAATGCTGTGGCAAAAATAAATCAGCAATTGAAAACGATTTCGCCTACTCATGTATTAATCGAATTGGGCGGTAATGATGGCCTGCGCGGCTTCCCTGTAAAAAGGTTAAAGGCAAATCTCACACAGCTGGTGCAATCTAGTCAACAAGCAGGCGCCAACGTTGCCGTAATGGAAATCCAAATACCTCCTAACTTAGGTCCGCGCTATACCAGTATGTTTACCGAGAGCTACCAACAAGTGACAGAGCAAACCGGTAGCTATCTAATGCCCTACTTTATGTTAGAAGTGGCGGACAAACCGGAGTTAATGCAAAACGATAACCTACACCCAAACAAAGAAGCACAACCTCTAATCCGCGACTTTATGTATAAAGAAATAAATCAATGGCTGGCAAAGTAA
- a CDS encoding M1 family metallopeptidase: MKKTTPAMPLLVALALSGVAHASAISQTKGHFEDKFRQLDETLPTPNIYRSAAGEPGERYWQQKVDYDIDVNLDEKAKRLTATQTIHYKNNSPHTLKYLWLQLDQNIFKNDSIAERTATFGNELQSNPVTKHAKISLNQLRRQQFMDDTELGFVINNVKDGRGKPLKVTIVDTMMRVDLNEPLKPGKDLQFSMDFAFNIVEEDAVGARSGYEHFEKDGNDIFLLAQWFPRLTAYTDYEAWTNKAFLGSGEFTLEFGDYDVEITVPADHIVSATGELDNPKQVLSKTQRDRLAQAKTAKRPVFIVTEEEALENEKAGTDDTKTWRFKAKNVRDFAWASSRKFMWDAKGYQQSGDEQPLVMAMSFFPKEGGDLWKKYSTEAVIHTMEVYSRFSFDYPYPTAQSVNGPVGGMEYPMITFNGPRTKLQDDGSRTYSLAEKRFLIGVVIHEVGHIYFPMIVNSDERQWTWMDEGLNSFLDGVAGREWDPTIPWGVEPRDVAAYMKSEDQSPIMTQSDSVLHLGPNAYTKPAAALNILREVILGRELFDFAFKEYALRWKYKRPTPADFFRTMEEASGVDLDWFWRGWFYSTDHVDISLDKIYQLRLDTKNPDIDFGRLREFEKNKPMSLFVKRNQEEGRTLWIDKNKDVTDFYDSNDQFTVTNEERNEYREFLSELKPWEKRTLERAVKEDKNYYVLKFSNVGGLVMPILLELTYQDGSKEELTIPAEIWRRNARNVSKLIITDKDKPLASVTVDPRWETADVDIENNHYPRRIIESRLELYKKKEREGKVYRDIMQDVKAELKPFEEKKDN, from the coding sequence ATGAAAAAAACAACACCAGCCATGCCTTTATTGGTTGCACTCGCGCTATCAGGTGTCGCACACGCCAGCGCCATTTCACAAACCAAAGGGCATTTTGAAGATAAGTTTCGCCAATTAGACGAAACCTTACCGACCCCAAATATCTACCGCAGCGCAGCCGGTGAGCCCGGAGAGCGCTATTGGCAACAAAAGGTGGATTATGATATTGATGTAAACTTGGACGAGAAAGCCAAAAGATTAACCGCTACGCAGACCATACATTACAAAAATAACTCTCCTCACACTCTCAAATATTTGTGGCTACAATTAGACCAAAATATCTTCAAAAATGATTCAATTGCTGAGCGCACTGCAACTTTTGGGAACGAATTACAGAGTAATCCGGTTACAAAACATGCAAAAATTTCACTAAATCAACTCAGACGCCAGCAGTTTATGGATGACACAGAACTTGGTTTTGTCATCAATAATGTTAAGGACGGTCGCGGTAAACCACTCAAGGTCACGATTGTTGATACCATGATGCGTGTTGACCTAAACGAACCGCTCAAACCAGGTAAAGATCTACAATTTAGTATGGACTTTGCCTTTAATATTGTTGAAGAAGATGCTGTCGGTGCACGTTCGGGTTATGAACACTTTGAAAAAGACGGTAATGATATCTTTTTGCTCGCGCAATGGTTCCCTCGTCTAACGGCGTATACAGATTATGAAGCTTGGACCAACAAGGCGTTTCTTGGCAGTGGTGAGTTCACGCTCGAATTTGGTGACTACGATGTTGAAATCACGGTACCGGCCGATCATATCGTTTCTGCAACCGGTGAGTTAGATAACCCAAAGCAAGTTCTGAGCAAAACCCAGCGTGACAGACTAGCGCAAGCAAAAACAGCAAAACGCCCGGTATTCATCGTTACTGAAGAAGAAGCGTTAGAAAACGAAAAAGCTGGCACAGATGACACCAAAACGTGGCGCTTTAAGGCCAAAAATGTGCGCGATTTTGCTTGGGCTTCATCACGTAAATTTATGTGGGATGCTAAAGGCTATCAGCAAAGTGGTGACGAGCAGCCTCTCGTGATGGCCATGTCATTTTTCCCCAAAGAGGGTGGTGACTTGTGGAAAAAGTACTCCACCGAAGCCGTTATTCATACCATGGAAGTCTATTCACGCTTCTCGTTTGATTACCCCTATCCCACCGCGCAATCGGTAAATGGTCCTGTCGGTGGGATGGAATATCCAATGATCACTTTCAATGGTCCTCGTACGAAATTGCAAGATGATGGTTCTCGCACCTATTCACTGGCCGAGAAACGTTTTTTAATCGGCGTTGTCATTCACGAAGTAGGGCACATCTATTTCCCCATGATAGTCAACTCAGACGAGCGTCAGTGGACATGGATGGACGAGGGCCTCAATAGCTTTTTAGACGGCGTTGCTGGTCGCGAATGGGATCCCACCATTCCTTGGGGCGTTGAGCCAAGAGATGTTGCGGCCTACATGAAATCTGAAGATCAGTCTCCAATCATGACGCAATCAGACAGCGTATTGCACTTGGGCCCAAATGCCTACACTAAACCTGCTGCGGCTCTTAATATTCTGCGCGAGGTGATTTTAGGTCGTGAGCTATTCGATTTTGCATTTAAAGAATATGCCCTACGCTGGAAATATAAACGCCCAACGCCTGCCGATTTCTTTAGAACGATGGAGGAAGCTTCTGGGGTCGATTTAGATTGGTTTTGGCGTGGCTGGTTTTACAGCACAGATCATGTCGATATCTCATTAGATAAAATCTATCAATTGCGGTTAGACACCAAAAATCCAGACATCGACTTTGGTCGTCTACGTGAGTTTGAAAAGAACAAGCCAATGTCGCTATTCGTCAAACGCAATCAAGAAGAAGGGCGCACACTTTGGATTGATAAAAACAAAGACGTAACAGACTTTTACGATAGCAATGACCAGTTTACGGTAACCAATGAAGAACGAAATGAGTATCGTGAGTTTTTATCTGAGCTTAAACCTTGGGAAAAACGTACCCTTGAGCGCGCGGTAAAAGAAGACAAAAACTATTACGTACTTAAGTTTAGTAATGTCGGTGGACTCGTGATGCCAATCTTACTTGAGCTCACTTACCAAGATGGTAGCAAAGAAGAGCTGACTATCCCTGCCGAGATTTGGCGTCGCAATGCCCGTAACGTCAGCAAGCTAATTATTACAGATAAAGATAAGCCGCTTGCATCCGTGACCGTTGATCCGCGATGGGAAACTGCTGACGTTGATATCGAGAATAACCATTACCCAAGGCGCATTATAGAATCTCGCCTAGAGCTCTATAAAAAGAAAGAGCGTGAAGGTAAAGTGTATCGCGATATCATGCAAGACGTGAAAGCCGAGCTAAAACCATTTGAAGAGAAAAAGGATAACTAA
- a CDS encoding DUF6702 family protein, producing MKTWRLAYLFVLISPLCQAHQLKAAITTVLFNERSGNIEIMHRFYLHDTEHAIESLLSHNADIFNNTADRASFADYVSKRVEIKTGAGKVLPLNLVGAEIDGQFFWVYQETPLFSPITELKMRHNALRDVWSDQVNLVNFEGKGKVRSLHFDGNDDWLSVTF from the coding sequence ATGAAAACCTGGCGCTTAGCCTATTTATTTGTGCTGATTTCGCCGCTTTGTCAGGCGCACCAATTAAAAGCAGCGATCACCACTGTTTTATTTAACGAACGCAGTGGCAATATCGAAATCATGCACAGATTCTATCTCCATGATACTGAGCATGCGATAGAGAGCCTACTGAGTCACAATGCAGACATCTTTAACAATACCGCTGATAGAGCAAGCTTTGCGGATTATGTCAGTAAGCGTGTTGAAATAAAAACAGGCGCAGGGAAAGTGCTGCCTTTAAACTTGGTTGGTGCGGAAATTGATGGCCAATTCTTTTGGGTATACCAAGAAACCCCACTGTTCTCACCAATAACTGAGCTTAAAATGCGCCATAATGCACTCAGAGATGTGTGGTCAGATCAAGTCAATTTAGTAAACTTTGAAGGCAAAGGAAAAGTCAGGTCGTTGCACTTTGATGGTAATGATGATTGGCTAAGCGTCACGTTTTAG
- a CDS encoding reprolysin-like metallopeptidase — protein sequence MKTTVKAASLATALALSASASAVTVDIGILYTDQSAAATSNINTKINQLIAFTNQVYSQNGIDLQLRLAGTQNLGNYNITPTSAWLDSVTNSSYVANLRNTWRADMVAVLGTGERNGNYITCGLAWVGQGSNGNLYSSMSNRMFSITGIDCGATTFVHELGHNQGLAHSRKQGDTSGGVYVDGMGHGVQDNFASIMAYPHVFGNATQYDYFANPNWSLGGVPYGVVGQSYAWKTVDATKTSIANFK from the coding sequence ATGAAAACAACAGTAAAGGCAGCATCGCTGGCAACAGCACTCGCTCTATCTGCAAGCGCATCAGCAGTCACTGTAGATATCGGCATTCTTTATACTGATCAGTCTGCGGCTGCTACATCAAACATTAATACTAAAATCAATCAGTTGATTGCGTTTACAAACCAAGTTTACAGCCAAAATGGTATCGATCTGCAACTACGCCTTGCAGGTACGCAAAACTTAGGTAACTACAACATCACACCAACGAGTGCTTGGTTAGATTCTGTGACTAACAGCAGCTATGTAGCTAACCTTCGTAATACTTGGCGTGCAGATATGGTTGCGGTACTTGGTACAGGTGAGCGCAATGGTAACTACATCACATGTGGTCTAGCTTGGGTAGGTCAAGGTAGCAATGGCAACCTATATTCAAGCATGAGCAACCGTATGTTCAGCATTACAGGTATCGATTGTGGTGCAACAACATTTGTTCATGAGCTTGGTCACAACCAAGGTCTAGCGCATTCACGCAAGCAAGGTGATACTAGCGGTGGTGTATACGTTGATGGCATGGGCCACGGCGTACAAGACAACTTCGCCAGTATCATGGCTTATCCACATGTATTTGGTAATGCAACACAGTACGACTACTTCGCTAATCCGAACTGGTCTCTTGGCGGTGTGCCTTACGGTGTAGTTGGTCAATCATATGCTTGGAAAACGGTAGATGCGACTAAAACGAGCATCGCAAACTTCAAGTAA
- a CDS encoding exonuclease SbcCD subunit D, which yields MKVLHTSDWHLGQSFYEHDRSEEHQLFLDWLCDVLVEKQIDVLLISGDIFHTATPPASAEKQLYTFIQKASQLCPQLHIILIAGNHDSANRIETAKPLLTLFNTHVIGRFNKQAPEHVVIDLPIAAQHMHVVAMPFLRSADLPKPLDDEFDYQTGVQLAYQHALSTIEEVKGPIVLMGHLHAKGGSISEDSERNLNIGGFDAVSAGVFGEQFDYVALGHLHKAQTVAKQSAIRYCGTPLPMSFSERNYKHQVLLAEFNEQGLVDVNPLYVPRFKDVLYIPEDGAKRLTELCEAIAAQDFSKFDSAPYIRLKLSAAETNSRFRAEIDEALKGKDIKFCGIERVSKGAAVSEWLFEDLGKVESLSPNTLLDIAYREIEPEQEKAPATLHEKLAEVIASMEE from the coding sequence ATGAAGGTTTTACACACGTCTGACTGGCACTTAGGGCAATCGTTTTACGAACATGATCGCAGTGAAGAGCATCAGCTGTTTTTAGACTGGCTATGTGATGTGCTGGTTGAAAAGCAAATCGATGTACTGTTGATCAGCGGTGATATTTTTCATACCGCAACACCGCCCGCGAGTGCTGAAAAGCAACTGTATACCTTTATCCAAAAAGCATCTCAACTGTGCCCTCAGCTGCACATTATTCTGATTGCTGGCAACCACGATTCCGCTAATCGCATTGAAACCGCAAAACCACTCTTAACCTTATTCAACACCCATGTTATTGGACGCTTTAACAAGCAAGCGCCTGAACACGTTGTTATCGATTTACCCATCGCAGCGCAGCATATGCATGTTGTGGCAATGCCATTTTTGCGCAGTGCTGATTTACCAAAACCGCTAGATGACGAGTTTGACTATCAAACCGGGGTACAATTAGCTTATCAGCATGCGCTAAGCACGATAGAAGAAGTGAAAGGTCCTATTGTGCTAATGGGGCATCTGCACGCCAAGGGCGGATCGATTTCTGAAGATTCTGAGCGTAACCTCAACATTGGCGGTTTTGATGCGGTGTCTGCAGGCGTGTTTGGCGAGCAGTTTGACTATGTTGCGCTAGGTCATTTACATAAAGCGCAAACCGTCGCTAAGCAGAGTGCTATCAGATACTGCGGCACGCCTTTGCCAATGTCATTTTCCGAACGCAATTATAAGCATCAGGTATTGCTCGCTGAATTTAATGAGCAAGGTCTGGTCGATGTAAACCCCCTTTACGTTCCCCGTTTTAAAGATGTGTTATATATCCCTGAAGATGGTGCAAAGCGCTTGACTGAATTATGCGAAGCTATCGCGGCGCAGGATTTTAGCAAGTTCGATAGCGCTCCCTATATTCGCTTAAAACTATCTGCAGCGGAAACCAATAGCCGCTTTCGAGCCGAGATTGATGAAGCGCTAAAAGGAAAGGATATTAAATTTTGTGGTATTGAGCGGGTGTCTAAAGGCGCAGCTGTCAGTGAGTGGTTATTTGAAGATTTGGGCAAAGTTGAATCGTTATCGCCCAATACCTTGTTGGATATCGCCTATCGCGAAATTGAACCTGAGCAAGAAAAGGCACCCGCGACATTGCATGAAAAGTTAGCAGAAGTGATCGCGAGCATGGAGGAGTAG
- a CDS encoding ABC transporter ATP-binding protein: protein MSVLSQLNMIQVKGLTKQVSTVEGNLTILSDIDFTVKSGESVAIVGASGSGKSTLLSLLAGLDIASKGEVHLDGESLQKMDEEARAQLRAEKVGFVFQSFMLVQSLTALENVMLPAELAGDKGAKNQATELLEKVGLSHRLTHYPSQLSGGEQQRVAIARAFVGKPKILFADEPSANLDSKNGHLIERLLFDLNKENGTTLVLVTHDEQLAQQCDRIIHIEAGKLEVIKQGAAVNVV from the coding sequence ATGTCAGTGCTTTCTCAGTTAAATATGATCCAAGTAAAAGGCCTTACTAAACAGGTCTCTACCGTCGAAGGTAATCTCACTATCCTTAGTGATATCGATTTCACTGTCAAGTCAGGAGAGTCCGTGGCTATCGTTGGCGCTTCTGGTTCTGGTAAGTCAACCTTACTTAGTTTGCTTGCCGGCTTAGATATTGCCTCCAAAGGAGAAGTTCACTTAGATGGCGAATCATTACAAAAAATGGATGAAGAAGCTCGAGCTCAGTTGCGAGCAGAAAAAGTCGGCTTCGTATTTCAGTCATTTATGTTAGTGCAAAGCTTAACGGCGCTTGAAAATGTGATGCTTCCTGCTGAATTAGCTGGGGACAAAGGTGCAAAAAATCAAGCGACAGAGTTATTAGAAAAAGTTGGCTTGTCTCATCGCCTAACTCACTATCCCTCACAACTTTCGGGTGGCGAACAGCAACGGGTAGCCATAGCCAGGGCCTTTGTTGGCAAACCCAAAATCCTATTCGCCGACGAGCCATCGGCCAATTTAGACAGTAAAAACGGCCATCTTATCGAGCGTTTGCTGTTTGACCTAAACAAAGAGAATGGCACCACTTTGGTGCTTGTTACCCATGATGAGCAACTCGCTCAACAGTGTGACCGCATTATTCATATTGAAGCTGGAAAACTAGAAGTAATAAAACAAGGAGCGGCTGTCAATGTGGTTTAA
- a CDS encoding AAA family ATPase, whose amino-acid sequence MKLEKILITNLASIESAEVDFTVAPLKDTGLYAITGDTGAGKSTLLDAVCLAFYGKTARLKSDDKEKVAFNGDNIKLNDPRNLLRRGCVAASASVVFIAQDSKRYQAIWSVERARKSPKGNLKTATIELFSLPDMTLVCEKKKETEQKIEQLVGLNFEQFTRAVLLAQHEFSAFLKAGGDERAQLLECLTGTEKFSNIGKAVFEAHKQKKIELQSLQDRLGQIVLLSPEQLAELEAQKLKLIETRNRQQETSTKLQAQLQWLADVELRKQKIAEVEHTLQTLEQQIEEGKSQQEYAQQVLKANEMRDNREQHELADKRVAQLSQEQLALQQQDFASAIATLKAKQQQLEQQLITQQANFVKLEPSFNTIRILDEKLSLHKAQERETKPYLDKHANLIAQHEATIQKYQVQQGEIDTELQQLEHEQADLHSVSNIARQWSVVQPQFDDLQKYQQQRNDHEVQLQKLPNEQQALDTQLSKHEAEVQQLQKVYDTEASALSALKEALAPLTQQDLNLALQNWSLCVQAYRSIEEGDALLHQLRAQQTQHHIGLERLEMLIRDTKQQDELSKQRLALTRDNLEQVQLRASERISNLRSQLRAGQECMVCGSKEHPYGVEHIDAHWEQLLSDFRSQYQAAEQAREQVLQRYNQQVGEKERENALWQSVTQEIAHCTKQINENRARLDALSDEYKVGNAEQAELQLVSIQSRLSELSKLRNNIDRQWQSVQQAQQHLEQAKHKGQALQQQHHDLGNHIAFLRTEYEQLSQTVDALRNRLEALIFDKSWWQDFDSSPQAAISQLKTRVQTWLKTTERTDALTANKVQLDHQLHLVSQQKQDEAQRLEELEHTLLQHQQNIEHLNRERAEYLPQQHTRLDDWIAELKQQKQQSREQITQTQLALSQTEAQREKAQHSLAQLEKQIVEQTSRLQQLNERFEQWLLGQQGQLDKVKILALLEVSLDEAQANLEKCAQVQQAFQNTKLQLSHQREELSQLENTYPDGVDSEQVKQSHAETTQALEQTQSQLLQVQTALEVDAQNKQQFSLQAASLAQLQQDYEQWHLLDKLLGDATGKKLRNWAQTQTLKILLQYANQQLHTLSRRYLLTNIEQSLEIAVIDKDMADEQRSVNTLSGGESFLVSLSLALGLAALSSNKVQIHSLFIDEGFGTLDPETLGVAIDALDALQSQGRKVGVISHVAQMSERIATRIHVNKQPGGYSSLNLVPRT is encoded by the coding sequence ATGAAACTTGAAAAAATATTAATCACCAACCTTGCCTCTATAGAAAGTGCTGAAGTCGACTTTACTGTGGCACCACTCAAAGACACCGGTCTTTATGCCATTACTGGTGATACAGGGGCAGGAAAAAGCACTTTACTGGATGCGGTTTGCCTTGCGTTTTATGGCAAAACCGCACGGTTAAAATCGGACGACAAAGAGAAAGTTGCCTTTAATGGCGATAACATTAAGTTAAACGACCCGAGAAACTTATTGCGTCGGGGCTGTGTTGCGGCATCTGCTAGCGTGGTTTTTATTGCTCAAGATAGCAAACGTTATCAAGCTATTTGGTCGGTAGAGCGCGCTAGAAAAAGCCCTAAAGGTAATTTAAAAACCGCCACTATTGAGTTGTTTAGCCTACCAGATATGACCTTAGTCTGTGAGAAGAAAAAAGAAACAGAACAAAAAATCGAACAGCTAGTCGGGCTTAACTTTGAACAGTTTACACGAGCTGTGCTGCTTGCTCAGCATGAATTCTCCGCGTTTTTGAAGGCTGGGGGTGATGAGCGGGCTCAGTTACTAGAATGTCTTACGGGTACCGAAAAGTTCAGTAATATCGGTAAAGCGGTTTTTGAAGCGCACAAACAAAAGAAAATCGAGCTGCAATCCCTGCAAGATAGGCTAGGTCAAATTGTGCTCTTGTCACCAGAGCAGCTCGCCGAACTTGAAGCACAGAAGTTGAAGTTGATTGAAACAAGAAATCGACAACAAGAGACAAGTACAAAGCTGCAAGCTCAGCTGCAATGGCTCGCGGATGTTGAGCTAAGAAAGCAAAAAATAGCTGAGGTGGAACACACGCTACAAACGCTTGAGCAGCAAATAGAAGAGGGAAAGTCGCAGCAGGAATATGCGCAGCAAGTCTTAAAAGCCAATGAGATGCGTGATAACCGTGAGCAGCATGAGCTGGCAGATAAACGCGTTGCGCAGCTATCTCAAGAGCAGCTAGCACTGCAGCAACAAGATTTTGCATCCGCTATTGCAACGCTAAAAGCAAAACAGCAGCAACTGGAACAGCAGCTCATTACGCAGCAAGCCAATTTTGTAAAGTTAGAACCAAGTTTTAACACCATTCGTATATTGGATGAAAAGCTGAGCCTACACAAAGCGCAAGAACGAGAAACAAAGCCCTATCTCGATAAGCACGCCAATCTTATTGCGCAACATGAGGCTACGATACAGAAGTATCAAGTGCAACAAGGCGAAATCGATACTGAATTACAGCAGCTAGAGCATGAGCAAGCGGACTTGCACTCAGTTAGCAACATTGCCAGACAATGGAGCGTAGTTCAGCCTCAGTTCGATGATCTGCAAAAGTACCAACAACAACGCAATGATCATGAAGTCCAGTTGCAAAAATTACCGAACGAACAGCAAGCGCTAGATACACAATTGAGCAAACATGAGGCTGAGGTACAGCAACTACAAAAGGTTTACGACACCGAAGCCAGCGCGCTCTCAGCGTTAAAAGAAGCACTCGCACCTTTGACTCAACAAGACCTAAATTTAGCATTGCAGAACTGGTCTCTATGCGTGCAAGCCTATCGTAGTATTGAAGAAGGGGATGCCTTGCTGCATCAGTTACGAGCACAACAAACTCAACATCATATTGGCTTGGAAAGGCTTGAGATGCTGATCCGAGATACCAAGCAGCAAGACGAGTTGTCTAAGCAGCGCCTAGCCCTAACTCGTGATAACTTGGAGCAAGTGCAGTTACGCGCAAGTGAGCGGATCAGCAATTTACGCTCTCAACTGCGGGCAGGGCAAGAATGCATGGTATGTGGCTCAAAAGAACATCCTTATGGTGTAGAGCACATCGATGCCCACTGGGAACAGTTACTATCGGATTTTCGGTCTCAGTATCAGGCTGCTGAGCAAGCTCGTGAGCAAGTGTTGCAGCGTTATAATCAACAAGTCGGTGAAAAAGAGCGTGAAAATGCGCTATGGCAGTCAGTCACTCAGGAAATTGCTCACTGCACTAAGCAAATAAATGAGAATCGCGCTCGACTAGATGCGTTGAGTGATGAGTATAAAGTTGGCAATGCTGAACAAGCTGAATTGCAACTCGTGAGTATTCAGTCACGGCTAAGTGAACTATCAAAGTTACGCAATAATATCGATCGCCAATGGCAGTCGGTTCAGCAGGCACAACAACACCTCGAGCAGGCTAAACATAAAGGACAGGCACTTCAGCAACAGCACCATGATTTAGGCAATCATATTGCCTTTTTGCGAACCGAATATGAGCAGCTATCACAGACAGTGGATGCCTTACGCAATCGACTTGAAGCGTTAATTTTCGATAAGTCGTGGTGGCAAGACTTTGATTCATCTCCTCAAGCTGCCATTAGCCAACTTAAAACAAGAGTGCAAACTTGGCTAAAAACCACCGAGCGTACCGATGCGTTAACGGCGAATAAAGTCCAGCTTGATCATCAATTACATCTTGTCAGTCAACAAAAACAAGATGAGGCGCAGCGGCTTGAAGAATTAGAACATACGCTTTTACAACACCAGCAAAATATTGAACACCTCAATCGCGAACGTGCTGAATACTTACCACAGCAGCACACCAGATTGGATGATTGGATTGCAGAGCTTAAGCAGCAAAAACAGCAAAGTCGAGAGCAGATCACACAAACCCAGCTGGCGCTGAGTCAAACCGAAGCACAGCGTGAAAAAGCCCAGCACAGTCTGGCGCAGCTAGAAAAGCAAATTGTCGAGCAAACATCGCGGTTGCAGCAACTCAATGAACGCTTTGAACAATGGTTGCTCGGTCAACAAGGGCAGCTAGACAAAGTAAAAATATTAGCGTTACTTGAGGTTTCGTTAGATGAAGCTCAAGCGAATCTAGAAAAGTGTGCGCAAGTTCAGCAAGCCTTTCAAAACACTAAGCTGCAGCTTAGTCATCAGCGTGAAGAACTGAGCCAACTTGAAAATACGTACCCTGATGGGGTTGATAGTGAACAAGTTAAGCAAAGTCATGCCGAGACGACGCAAGCACTTGAACAAACTCAAAGTCAGTTGCTACAAGTGCAAACTGCATTAGAGGTCGATGCTCAGAATAAACAACAATTCTCTTTACAAGCGGCAAGTCTAGCTCAGCTACAACAAGACTACGAGCAATGGCATTTGCTAGATAAGCTTTTAGGCGACGCAACAGGCAAAAAGTTGCGTAATTGGGCGCAAACGCAAACGTTAAAAATCTTATTGCAGTATGCTAACCAGCAATTGCATACGCTTTCTAGACGCTATTTGCTTACTAATATTGAACAGTCTTTAGAAATTGCGGTCATAGATAAAGACATGGCTGACGAACAACGTAGCGTCAACACTTTATCTGGAGGGGAGTCCTTCTTGGTATCTTTATCTTTAGCACTTGGACTTGCTGCGCTTTCATCAAACAAAGTGCAAATACATTCATTATTCATTGATGAAGGGTTTGGTACGTTAGACCCCGAGACGCTGGGTGTCGCGATTGATGCACTAGACGCGTTGCAATCACAAGGCCGCAAGGTTGGAGTGATCTCGCATGTTGCTCAGATGAGCGAGCGGATCGCCACCCGTATCCATGTGAATAAACAGCCGGGAGGCTACTCATCTTTAAATTTAGTACCACGAACATAA
- a CDS encoding 1-acyl-sn-glycerol-3-phosphate acyltransferase: MINIPPNIPRSNSPIGRKFGNLMLKMMGWRIAGTFPSEDKFVAAVAPHTSNWDFFIGIAVKLALDVEIRFLGKHTIFIPPFGWLLRKWGGIPVRRDTPHGMVTQVRDIFNANDKLILGLAPEGTRKYTSEWKKGFIYIAQSAEVPIVPMAIDYRSKTFVVMPAINNTTELTPDQLLHQVKQQFSKQMAKYPEHASGL, from the coding sequence TTGATCAATATTCCACCCAATATCCCACGCTCGAACAGCCCTATTGGTCGAAAATTTGGAAACTTGATGCTTAAGATGATGGGATGGAGGATAGCTGGTACCTTCCCAAGTGAAGACAAATTTGTAGCCGCCGTCGCGCCGCATACGTCAAACTGGGACTTCTTTATTGGCATTGCTGTCAAGCTTGCACTTGATGTTGAAATTCGTTTTCTAGGCAAGCACACCATTTTTATCCCACCATTTGGCTGGTTATTACGCAAATGGGGCGGTATTCCGGTTAGGCGAGATACACCTCACGGTATGGTCACGCAGGTTCGCGATATCTTCAATGCCAACGACAAATTGATTTTGGGCCTAGCCCCAGAAGGAACTCGTAAATACACCTCAGAATGGAAAAAAGGTTTTATCTACATCGCACAATCCGCCGAAGTCCCCATTGTACCTATGGCAATAGACTACCGTAGTAAAACTTTTGTTGTTATGCCAGCTATTAACAATACTACGGAGCTCACTCCAGATCAGTTACTTCACCAAGTCAAACAACAGTTTTCAAAACAAATGGCAAAATACCCTGAACACGCATCTGGACTATGA